In one Candidatus Nealsonbacteria bacterium genomic region, the following are encoded:
- a CDS encoding bifunctional 5,10-methylenetetrahydrofolate dehydrogenase/5,10-methenyltetrahydrofolate cyclohydrolase: MTKILDGKKLAGKISDVLRKEIKKSNLRLRLAVVLVGEEPVSKIFISQKKKFCENTGVNFRLYNFPKKISQNRLQKEVRRISKNSKNSGVIIQLPLPKNIDTNKVLNLIPSRKDVDVLSTESLGRFYQGTSKILPPVVKAISYLFTIYNLRIKRKNVVLIGSGKLTGLPLTLWILKKGGTLTVINKFTPNISSFTKKADILISGVGKSNLITAKMTKRGVIVIDCGSSYLEGKLVGDVDFKSVSKKTSYITPVPGGVGPLTVAFVIKNLVNLNK; the protein is encoded by the coding sequence ATGACCAAAATATTAGATGGCAAAAAATTAGCAGGAAAAATCTCCGATGTTCTTAGAAAAGAGATTAAAAAATCTAATCTGAGGTTAAGATTAGCCGTAGTTTTAGTGGGAGAAGAACCTGTTTCTAAAATTTTCATCAGCCAAAAGAAAAAGTTTTGTGAAAATACTGGAGTTAATTTTAGGTTATATAATTTCCCAAAAAAAATCAGCCAAAATAGACTTCAAAAAGAGGTTAGAAGAATTAGTAAGAACTCAAAAAATTCGGGAGTAATAATTCAACTCCCCTTACCGAAAAATATAGATACAAATAAAGTTTTAAATCTAATTCCTTCACGCAAAGATGTTGATGTTTTATCAACTGAGAGTTTGGGAAGATTTTATCAAGGAACTTCAAAAATTTTACCTCCCGTCGTTAAGGCAATTTCTTATCTTTTTACAATTTATAATTTAAGAATTAAAAGAAAGAATGTGGTTCTAATTGGCTCAGGGAAATTGACCGGCTTACCCTTAACCCTATGGATTTTAAAAAAGGGGGGAACCTTGACAGTTATTAATAAATTTACCCCAAATATTTCTTCGTTTACCAAAAAAGCTGACATTTTAATTTCCGGCGTTGGGAAATCAAATCTCATCACTGCCAAGATGACAAAGAGGGGAGTAATAGTTATTGATTGTGGCTCAAGTTATCTGGAGGGAAAGTTAGTAGGAGATGTAGATTTTAAAAGTGTTTCCAAAAAAACAAGTTATATCACTCCAGTGCCAGGAGGGGTTGGTCCGCTTACAGTAGCCTTTGTAATTAAAAATTTAGTAAACCTTAACAAATAG